The Flavobacterium sp. HJ-32-4 genome contains a region encoding:
- a CDS encoding response regulator yields the protein MKILVAEDIDSIGLGLETLFRRLGEVDVTQVAYCREAYLKLQRAAMDGAPFDLLVTDLVFDPGNGDSELKGGEDLVALIREKNINVRIVVYSVENRLSALRRLFEKYAIDGYVTKGRDSNRELLAAVETVMGGKRHLPSQFPNLLTRTPLTDVTEYDLTLLRLLAEGLKNEEIAARLKAKGESASSLSSVEKKIARLKLIFDARNSNQLVLRVKELGLM from the coding sequence ATGAAGATCCTGGTAGCAGAAGATATCGACAGCATTGGTCTCGGACTCGAAACGCTCTTTCGGCGGTTAGGCGAGGTAGACGTCACCCAGGTGGCCTACTGTCGGGAAGCCTATTTAAAACTACAGCGCGCGGCAATGGACGGCGCACCCTTCGATTTACTCGTGACCGATTTGGTATTCGACCCCGGAAACGGCGATTCGGAACTCAAAGGAGGCGAAGACCTCGTGGCCCTCATCCGCGAGAAAAACATCAACGTACGCATTGTCGTCTATTCCGTCGAGAACCGCCTGTCGGCCCTTCGCCGTCTTTTTGAAAAGTATGCCATCGATGGCTATGTGACCAAAGGACGCGACAGCAACCGCGAATTGTTGGCCGCCGTAGAAACCGTGATGGGAGGGAAGCGCCACCTGCCGTCACAATTCCCCAATCTGCTGACGCGAACGCCGTTGACCGACGTAACCGAATACGATCTGACCCTGCTTCGGCTGCTGGCGGAAGGATTGAAAAACGAAGAAATCGCCGCCCGACTGAAAGCCAAAGGTGAATCGGCGTCGTCGCTGAGCAGCGTCGAGAAGAAAATCGCTCGGCTTAAACTCATTTTTGACGCCCGGAACTCCAACCAACTCGTTTTGAGAGTCAAAGAGTTGGGTCTGATGTAA